The sequence CTAAGGGAAATTCTGTCAATTCCCAGGTTCCATTTCTATGAAGAGCCTCCATCTCCATATTAATGGCCTCTATCCAATGTTTGAACTTACAGGCCTCCCAATAAGTAGATGGTTCAGACATTTTATTCAAACTAGTGGTAAAGGCAAACATTTATTTATTAAGCTTTGAATAGTTAACAAACTTATCTATACCATATTTCACGTTTCCATCTAAAACAAATTCATTAAATCTTTTTCGAATGGAAGTGTTCCTTTGAGATTTTCTGACAGAAGGTTGAAAAGTATAAGTAGATGATTCACCTtctttattttgtaaaacagtGCCCTCGGGGTTTATGATTTTATCATTGAGTGTTGTTGTAGGACTTGTTGCCCTACCATACTCTTCAGATTCTACTGTATCAACAGAATCATCAGAATTATCAACAGGCATTGGGTCACTACTGCCATCACTATGATGGTCTAGATCTTCCCCTTCATCATTGAGACTTTAAGAATTTTGATTGTCTAATTCCATATTTTCAAAAAAATTGATTTGACTTTGAAATTTTTTAACAGAATCTAAACCTTCTTTTAAGATTTTAAAAGGAAAAATATTCTCATAAAACTTGACATCTCTTGACACAAAACAATTTTTATTATCCAAACTATATAACTTGTATCCCTTTTTAACAGAAGAATAGCCAAGAAAAACACATTTTTCAGATCTTTCAGAAAACTTGTCTTTATTGTTTAAAATAGTAGAAAAAGCAAGACAACCAAAAACCCTTAAGTGGGAAAGATTTAGaattcttttataaatgagttcaaagGGACACTTTCCATTCAGTAAAGATGTAGGAGTCCTGTTAATCAAATATACAGCAGTTAAAATACATTCATCCCAAAACCTTAAAGGAATTCTCCCTTGAAACATAAGAGCTCTTGCCACATTAAACAAGTGCCTATGTTTCCTTTCTCCtaaaccattttgttgtggagtatatgcACAAGATGTCTGATGAATGATCCCATTGTTTTGAACAAATTCACTTACTCTAGAATTAATAAACTCTGTTCCATTATCTGATCTAAAACACTTGACAGTTTTATTAAATTGATTTTTTAAAAGATGAAATAAATTTTTTAAACATTCTGCCACTTCTTCTTTAGTTTTTAGTAAATAAACCCAAACACCTCTAGCAAAGTCATCAACAACTTTAAGAAAATATTTAAAACCTTTATGGCTTTGAACTTTATAAGGACCCCAGACATCTAGATGCACAAGTTCACCCAACTCAGTGGTTTTATGAACACTATTTTGAAAAGATTCCCTAGTTTGTTTTGCCTTATGGCATACATCACAGGGACCATTTAAAATTTTATCATTTAGTTTCAAACTATCTTTTAAACACAACAAAGCCTGCTCTGCTGGATGACCCAGTCTGCAATGCCACAAATCAATagaattgttatttattttactaatgTTGGAACTACCAACAATACCTTTTTCATTTCCAGTTAGATAATATAATCCACCACATTGACTACCAGTCACAAGTGTCTTCTTGGACACCAAGTCCTGAATATAACAGGCACTCTCATCAAAACCAACAAACAACTTACTATCTCTAACCAAACAATACACAGATAACAAACTCACACAATAGTCTAGAACTACCAGAACATCTTGTAAAACAACATTATTGGAAATTTTAAGATTTTCAATTTTGCTAACTTTAGCTTTAGTACCATTTGGATGAGAGACAGTTAAGTTAAGATCACTAACATCAATATATGACACAAAGTTTTTAACAGAATTAGTCATGTGCTGATTAGCACCAGAATCAACAATCTACCCATAATGAATATTATCAATGCATTTATTAGCCAGGTTGGTTTTATAAAAAATTTCAAAGTTGGAGTTAAAGTGTACATTAAAGTTTGCAAAATTACCTGACATACTTGAAACACCAGGCTTAACCCCTCCTTTTTCATCAAGTAAGCTTAATAACCTCATAACCTGTTCATTACTCAAAGATTCGGGAGTAGAGGAGCTGCTCCCTTGATTTTCACAATTGGATTTACTAGAATttcctttaatattattatttgaaccAAATCCCTTTCTTTTTAGATTATTAGGATATCCAACCACTTTAAAACATCTGTCAACAGTGTGATTAGTCATACCACATTTTGTGCATTTAAGATTTCCAGTTCTAGTAGGATAACCAACCACTTTAAAACATTTGTCAACTGTATGATTTGTTCTACCACATTTAACACACTTTAAATCTTTGGGTTGTGAGTTAAAACTTGGTTTAAATGAATTAGAATAGAAAGCAGAAGATTCAGAACTCTTTTTTCCACTCATATTTGATTTTTTGTGTGATTCTTCCCTTGAAATTATTGCAAAAGCAGTATTCACTGAGGGCAGTGGATCTCTGGTGAGTATATTACTTCTGATGGGTTGATAAACATCATCTAAACCCATTTGATGATGTAAATTGACAGCTAGGAAGCTGAACCATGGTATCATATTATTTCCATAATGAATTAAGTGTATGATAATAATCAGAAACAGAATTACCATTTTGAGTCAAAGAATTTAATTTTTGATACAAGTTAAATATCACAGATCCATCTATTTTATCATAGGTTTCTTTTAGTTCTTTCCACATATCAGAAGCAATTTTTGAATATATTTGACCATtatattgatggaattcaacattacaACAAGTTtttaatgtcaacataatcacaaaaccattttatgatagttaaagaaagcggaagtATGATTGTTcataaaaacaagtttatatgaTAACCCATATTaaatgaattccatattgttatcaagtcttgaatatatgcttacatataagaacaagaagAGAAGATTCATAactcctcaagcttgttgagggcTGTTTACAagtgagcaagatgatgatgaagatgatgaatgaaagcctctaacttgaagcctcaagtgtgaaaataccccaagcttttaatgcaccaacaccacctttgataagttaggattttaggacacttaatCACTTGATTTAGCAAGTAAAAACTCTCTCTTTTGTGTGTATTAATTTCGGCCAGCAGCTCCAAGAGGGAGGAAAAAGAGTTTTCAAGCTAGTTACCACTATATTTTGGTCCATTACTTGGTTAAAGAGACAAGCTTGCACCTAAGGACTTGTGATCTCAAAAGTAACAAAACCAAGCATGGGCATGTCCCCATTTGACCTCCCAAAACCGGACACCGTTaggggttttataaaaaaaaaaagtaattttTATAAAACAAGACATAAAACCATTCATTTGTTAAGTTActcatattttataaaccattttataaaatataacacaacttaattatttaaaacctataaataattaattccttatcatttaaattatccaaataatttatctcaagtgataatattttagaaaaccgattttctaaaatccaagtgtcgcgtatttatttaacgatccaatcgctaagattaaatacatataaggtgtcgataagcttgttattgggtatgacccgactttgatcataacatattagccacattaatttaatatgtctctcgggcatatgaaataccttcatataTAACTCATCAGACATAGAACTAAGTATCCAAGATAAAACAACAGCATTACATCTATCCCACTGGATTCCAAGAACCTCATTATCTTCACTTCTTTTAAAAGTtccatttataaaacccattttattcTTTGTTTGTAAAGCAAGTTCAATTGCACAAGACCAAGATTTATAGTTTTCAGTTCCTTTTAGCTTTACATTTATTAAAGGAGCACTACTAATATCACTTGGGTGAAGATAAAGAGGATCCCCAAAATCCAGTTTGCTAATATGAGTAGTACCCCTACcagaaacatcatcatcatctttagccATATTAAACAAAtagtattaaaaaataataaaaaccagCACATAAAACCTAAAAGGTAATCCAAGCAGTGATCCAGATAAGTGAATTTTCAAGAAAATTCACTCCAGGTCTTACTTGGGACCTTCTCTTCTACAATAAAACCAAGAAAGTTAGTACACAATTAAGATAAAGAAGGTTAAGAAGTAACCAATCAATCACGAATGATTGATGATGCATCGGAAGACAAACAAGAATCAGATGATGAAGATTTGAGAACGATGAACACCAAACCCTAATTGAAGAAAATTAGGGGTTTCAGCAGCAATTGGTAGATTCAACAATCTATCACCCCAGATGTTCTTGATTGATCCCAAAATGAAACAAGATATGACCAGTAACAATTGTATCACCGATAAACACAGAGATCAATGAAACCCTAAAATCCAGAACACTGAATCAAACGATGAAGATAGACAATAAAAATCACCACAATCGATCCGtatcgctctgataccatgtagaaAATAATGAATCAAACACCAGAAGTATACAAGATCGTATACTTTCATATCTATTTCACAGAATCAACAATAATGAATTGAATCACTTTTAATAAACAAGTTAAACCAATACAGTAATCTCAAAGAAAACCACAATTCatcaactagatgaattaagaaacTTAGACAGAATCACAAAACAAAATATTTTAAGAGCTTTTTACAAACTGGAAACAAATTGATTGAATGAATACACAAACCCTagatcccatctggatatatcagAAAATACACCGACACAACCCATAAACTTTACATAAAATACATCTAAGCCCCTCAACTATATGAACTATTAGAAGTAGATAAGAATGGCCCTTGGATGTTAGAATTAGACTCAATACGTCCCATCGTTGTGTTATTAGTGTAACCTCCATACTAGGTATGTCGATTTAACAAATAACAACACATGATTCGCAAAGAGTCTAAAACCTTCAAATAATCTTCACCAAGTATCATACAGCAACAACTTCATCATAGCTATCAAACAATCAACCAGCAAACCTGCACAATACTAATCATGCAATAAGAAACAAACAAGAATAAAGAAAACAATTAGATTGATACTTTGAACAGAATATGTGTAGGTGTTGATGCATTTTgcataagtccctagacatctaccccacGTCCATGataggtacttcagtttatgggttaccatgatcgctcgttgttaTCCTATCTATGTTTATATGCAATTACAGGTATAGCAGGAACAAGATATGGAAGTTTGCCTAACTTAGACTCTGTCAGAcgcacgagtgaagcctcactcgtacagaTGACAAGCTTTACACACGAGTGTGCTGAGATGAGTCACAAACCTAATTTGATTACacttacacgagtgagtgatcacccgtacggctgagtcTGTCCACTCTTACGAGTGAGACATGACTCGTACGGTTGAattaacagcaggggtatatattgtgttatgttcttcattttaggttaagcatcTTATTTTATtctatcactcagatctggtaacctgtcCGATTCTCTATGTGCTTCAAGCCCAAATCCTTGtaaaaggtgaataatagctctaggtgttgatctaatcacacaatcattgttgtggtttgactacaatcaatcccaaaaagcattttcatattcactagagggtttgatgcACTATTTTacctttgtgtgagttaaatctattggatttgaagttcctagtcatgtttcatcattggtatcagagcgttagttgtgattacaacatcatcctagtgatttttggtgatttagAGTCTATTATTTTAGGTTTTGAGTTTAGAGAGTTTTTGGATCAAAAAGTTATCATCTTTACGTTTGTAATAGTGATTAgatagtgtgtttatgttagtttattgctaatccagcttgtggaccAAGAAATTGTTGTTTTACATCATTTTCTAGCGATTTATATTTATTTAGTGATTAAGCAGGTCACATGAGTGGGTCAAGTGAAGAACACTCACTCGCACGCGTGAGCTCACGAGTGAGCTCATCCCGGTTTAGCATAACCGTGTATAGGTTAAGAGGTTTCAggttgatcacacgagtgatcacacGGTTGAGTGTTGACGCGTACGATTGATCACACGGTTGATCATTACTCACACGTTTGAGGTTTAGTGTCTTGTTCTTTTAGTAGCTAAGGTCACACGTACGTCTGAGTTggtgacacgtacggttgaggtAGATTTTTAGTGACTCGTACGACTTAGATTATTGAACTGCAAGGTTTACCTGTTTGGTAAGATTGTTAAGATGTATAATTCAAATGACTATGCATTAGCTGCACCATTAGTTCAGAGTATCATgagtatgactcaacgattactccttgctgaaagTGAATCCgggagtggtacgaaatgtccaagattGATAAATATGGATAACTATGCTACATGGAAGtatagatttaagatttggtccgaTGGTCAAGATACAAAACTTTGGAAGTATATTGAAtcagaatttcaatggccacgttcacctgttacaaatgagTTATATACTCTGCATAATATGCTTTCGGAAGAATGTAAAGAGTATAatttggagaagaagatgtactgtaactttacaagtgctcttgatggtccgatattCCATCAGTTTCtctgtcatgataattcattcaagatttGGGAAGCACTCTGCATATTTAATGAAGGAAATACAACTTACAGAGCTCGAAAGGGATTAGAGTTGAAGGCTGAGTTTGATCGCTTTCGCTGCCAAGTTGGAGAATCTATTACAGATTTGTTGAAAGAtaccgtcatttgctagctgaattgCATAAGCATGATGTAACGATTAAAGAGAAAGATAAAGTAGTATGCTTAGCTGGAGCACTTCCATTGGAATGGAATGGATTTGTGttaactatgaaaactagtggaTACCAAAATGTATTATCCAACATGATATACACCCACTAAGTCTGCTCATGCTCTGTTTCAGACTGCCTTTGCAACAAATAATCAAAACATGTATGGTTTAAATGTCACTACTTTAAGTACTCAACAACCTTCCTATCcatcacaagtttcaccatgttcactcaacacTCAACCACAGCCTACTTCAAATACAACAGTGTCATCTACACCATCTACAACAGAAGTTTTATCTGCACTCAAGATTGAGAACATAAGAAAAGCGGGAAAGGAGAAGATTAATAAAGACATAGCTCTATTGTCTAATCTTGTGAATTCGTATGAtaattatcttgatggtcgtgtgggtaatattcatctaacaacagaagattatcaacaacttgataaggatgaagcagaaaagatgaatataatgtggggtatggcaaatcttatgagaagagctagagattacgaagagaGAACTGGGAAACCAATTAGTTTGACCAAGGATACAAaaatgggttttgatatgaatactgttacttgttacaactgtagaGAAtttggtcatttttcaagacagtgtactAAAAAGAAAAAGCAGGGTAATCGCAATCCTTTCAGGAATCAAAGCTATAATCGTTGTAGTTCTCAGAGTCAATCAAAAAAGTGTGAGATATACATCACTGACAAAGGAAGTGATGTGGAAACAACTTAAAGTCCTAACAAAGCTCTAGTtctcattcatggagacgatgatgattggtcaatTAAATTGAATGTGAATGAACAACAACCTAAAGCCAACATGGCTAAGATCACTGAAGTTGAAACAAACTGTGTTTTTGATCAAAGTATAATTCAGAAGTTAACTGCTCATGCTGATGGTGCTGAAGAATTATCTCGAACCATTAGAAAAGATAAAGATTCAAAAAAAGGTGAAATATAAATTTAAGAAAGCACGTGATTCTGTTCCTCAAACACCTGAATTAGGAAGCGTTTCACCTACATCATCATAAGACTACTTCTTCAATAGTTGGAAAACTACTTATAGTGCTACCTCAAGTTTTGAAAATAGTAATCTAGAGGACGATCAAACTGGAGAAATATTGTTTGATGCTGATAAAGAACTTGATGAATATGGAAGAATGATTATTATAGAGCtggagatgttagttcttatgggtgaaggttcagatcttgaaagTCTAAGTTCAGAAGTTGTTGAATCAAATATGAGGTCAGATTCGGAAGCAGAAAGTACATATGATCAAattgattttgaagcattgaacgtGCAAGCAGTGAACTTACTTACAAAGTGCTTATCGGAAAGTGTTCGTGCAAAAGTGTCTGGGTTGACAAGAGCGAAAGATATTTGGGATAaacttgaacagattcatttgggaAAGGGTATTGCGAATGATGATACATCAGTGTTTCTTACAGACTCCTAAGAATTAGAAGATGAGTTCGATGATCGGAAGAAGACTAACTACTTtgaatttatggctgagacttcctcatcaaatagtgctcaacaggtatcttctgatacATCTACTGATACAcccattgaatgtgttaaatgtattGAATTTAAAACAACGATAGATAATCTAAATAAGTCTTATGCAGAGATGCGAGATAAGTATTAAGCAAAccttgtgaccactaaggttgaaaacgagttgaaagagcagattaaagtttataaaaaataaattcacgatcttaaatgttataactttgacatcaatcaagctttaattaaacgtgttgacacaatcaatgaattaaagaaagaaaatgaatgtgttaaagctgatttagaagctatttcaattaaaatgaaatgttgggaaagtgcgtcacaatggaatgcattaatggtggaaattaatgacaccaagggtaagggtattggatataagtcTGCATCTCCTCCGTTTCAAAACAAATTTCTTAATGCAAATATAGTTGATGATCGACCAGAAGACTGTatacctcctagttatgaagatgcGACTTCTGATGACACTGCTGAAGATGCTTTAGATCATGAAGAAGTTgaaaactggtctaggagataattctaataaaataaggGTGATAACACCTAGTGAACCCGTTCGAATTTTGAGAATTACAAAGTATGCTAATAGAACTGTTCCACCTGTTACACCTAAACCTGTACCTAGATAAAGATCAAACGATTCTCCTATGTTTGTAAGAACACAAGACCCCTCCTCTTCAAACTCTAATAATCAAATTCCATATAGAGGATATAGAAAatttcgtcaatgttttagttgtggcgTATTTGGACACATTTCTGCTAATTGCCCTAGAAGATACAGATCACTAAGACAGAAGATTGACCTAACGCATAGTGATCACAGATCATTTTATGCTCATAGAACAGGTTCACCTGTAAATGATGAAATTCGTGTTAGAAGACATATGACAAATGTTGTTTATGTAGATTCAAAGAGAAAGaatttcaataggtcaatttctcctgtgaagagTAAGGTTCCTAAAAAGGATACTGAGGAAAAAGTTACCGAGTCAAGTGATCAAGGTAGAGACTTTGAACCAAAGGCATGTTCACCCTCACAAAAAGCTAGTTGTCGAAAATGCTTTTCCCGAAACAGACCACGGGTTAATCGTTTAGAAGCTAAGCAGAATGTGAGACAACAGAAGAGCAATACTGCTCCTACCAAACTGTCTAAGGTtatggtttctaatgatgagattcctcctgactcaaacgggaaatggatggaatttcaagctatgggtgttgatggacaacctactgccgtttgggcgtgggttcccatcatcaattaattcttttaatgtgatatgcagggaaccagggtacctgcaaataaCACCAGGATAATAGATAGCGGCGCTTTGGCATATGACAGGAAAACTATCTCTACTCTCGAATGTTCATcctattaagggaggttatgttgcttttgctggagataaaggtggTCACATTACAGCTCAGGGTTTGTTAAGAAATGAGAAAGTCAGCTTCAATAAAGTGAATTATTGTCAAGAGCATACAACCAATTTGttatcggtttcacaaatctgtgaaaaatccttcaaactagcttttgatgatgaatattgtagtgacccgaacttttccataattatatatattaaatgataattaatattaac comes from Rutidosis leptorrhynchoides isolate AG116_Rl617_1_P2 chromosome 4, CSIRO_AGI_Rlap_v1, whole genome shotgun sequence and encodes:
- the LOC139841640 gene encoding uncharacterized protein; protein product: MAKDDDDVSGRGTTHISKLDFGDPLYLHPSDISSAPLINVKLKGTENYKSWSCAIELALQTKNKMGFINGTFKRSEDNEVLGIQWDRCNAVVLSWILSSIFLAVNLHHQMGLDDVYQPIRSNILTRDPLPSVNTAFAIISREESHKKSNMSGKKSSESSAFYSNSFKPSFNSQPKDLKCVKCGRTNHTVDKCFKVVGYPTRTGNLKCTKCGMTNHTVDRCFKVVGYPNNLKRKGFGSNNNIKGNSSKSNCENQGSSSSTPESLSNEQVMRLLSLLDEKGGVKPGVSSMSGNFANFNIVDSGANQHMTNSVKNFVSYIDVSDLNLTVSHPNGTKAKVSKIENLKISNNVVLQDVLVVLDYCVSLLSVYCLVRDSKLFVGFDESACYIQDLVSKKTLVTGSQCGGLYYLTGNEKGIVGSSNISKINNNSIDLWHCRLGHPAEQALLCLKDSLKLNDKILNGPCDVCHKAKQTRESFQNSVHKTTELGELVHLDVWGPYKVQSHKGFKYFLKVVDDFARGVWVYLLKTKEEVAECLKNLFHLLKNQFNKTVKCFRSDNGTEFINSRVSEFVQNNGIIHQTSCAYTPQQNGLGERKHRHLFNVARALMFQGRIPLRFWDECILTAVYLINRTPTSLLNGKCPFELIYKRILNLSHLRVFGCLAFSTILNNKDKFSERSEKCVFLGYSSVKKGYKLYSLDNKNCFVSRDVNLNDEGEDLDHHSDGSSDPMPVDNSDDSVDTVESEEYGRATSPTTTLNDKIINPEGTVLQNKEGESSTYTFQPSVRKSQRNTSIRKRFNEFVLDGNVKYGIDKFVNYSKLNK